A region of Amblyraja radiata isolate CabotCenter1 chromosome 22, sAmbRad1.1.pri, whole genome shotgun sequence DNA encodes the following proteins:
- the atp5mf gene encoding ATP synthase subunit f, mitochondrial isoform X1, protein MAKAGGQVPLVQRRLLDLKLFEVPKWTLRRLVSPKAVFCAMCRGHDTYYKKYIDVKKGGIGGVAMFLMGYVVISYIWNYSHIKHDRWRKHH, encoded by the exons ATGGCTAAAGCAGGAGGTcagg TGCCACTTGTCCAGCGAAGGTTATTGGATTTGAAATTGTTCGAGGTTCCTAAATGGACATTAAGAAGATTGGTGTCTCCAAAAGCTGTTTTCTGCGCGATGTGCAGAG GCCATGATACGTACTACAAGAAGTACATCGATGTGAAGAAGGGGGGGATTGGTGGAGTGGCAATGTTCCTGATGGGCTACGTTGTAATCAGCTACATTTGGAATTACAGCCACATTA AGCATGATCGCTGGAGGAAACACCACTAA
- the atp5mf gene encoding ATP synthase subunit f, mitochondrial isoform X2: MAKAGVPLVQRRLLDLKLFEVPKWTLRRLVSPKAVFCAMCRGHDTYYKKYIDVKKGGIGGVAMFLMGYVVISYIWNYSHIKHDRWRKHH, from the exons ATGGCTAAAGCAGGAG TGCCACTTGTCCAGCGAAGGTTATTGGATTTGAAATTGTTCGAGGTTCCTAAATGGACATTAAGAAGATTGGTGTCTCCAAAAGCTGTTTTCTGCGCGATGTGCAGAG GCCATGATACGTACTACAAGAAGTACATCGATGTGAAGAAGGGGGGGATTGGTGGAGTGGCAATGTTCCTGATGGGCTACGTTGTAATCAGCTACATTTGGAATTACAGCCACATTA AGCATGATCGCTGGAGGAAACACCACTAA